In Rosa chinensis cultivar Old Blush chromosome 1, RchiOBHm-V2, whole genome shotgun sequence, a genomic segment contains:
- the LOC112181968 gene encoding DEAD-box ATP-dependent RNA helicase 31: MKTTSLSSTIMPVKLLLNNPSLPVTRFLSMKFGPSISAPRPVPAFSRVFPLRLRYLALGSQRTFSTRRTGSGSQFLRGYERKAAVGGSKSLVDHEAELSDWVSELRTDTTRGGGGRGEESDGGGRRGSRVRDRGGDREPYPAKRSRRDSGADEFGESRTRGGFRSFPGSSRMSKRDDHDDKEGRSFPPRSNRGSSSSNDRFGESNRRRFPSSNPSAFTRNPRMDRRFDNKFGDNAVKEDGFPGRRGPNFRGNSNASSSSLSKRGGREVDSGFRRGGEGLRKGGRDSRKEKEMLVVDDSDEDEEVNELGVGIADLLTEEDSDSAASDEDDEYEGLKDKSSAALFGSDKEVVSQKAVPKSSAGDSDSYLSESRFDQCSVSPLSLKGIKDAGYENMTVVQEATLPIILKGKDVLAKAKTGTGKTVAFLLPSIEVVVKSPPIGRDHKRPPISVLVICPTRELASQAAAEANKLLKYHPSIGVQVVIGGTRLALEQKRMQANPCQILVATPGRLKDHIENTAGFATRLMGVKVLILDEADHLLDMGFRKDIERIIAAVPKQRQTLLFSATVPEEVRQICHIALKRDHEFINTVQEGSEETHAQVRQTHLVAPLDKHFSFVYSLLKEHIADDPDYKVLVFCTTAMVTRLVADLLGELNLNVREIHSRKPQSYRTRVSDEFRKSKGLILVTSDVSARGVDYPDVTLVIQVGIPADRQQYIHRLGRTGRKGKEGQGILLLAPWEEFFLSTIKDLPMTKAPVPLVDPDTTKKVARALSQVDMKNKEAAYQAWLGYYNSNKKIGRDKHRLVELANEFSRSMGLDNPPAIAKLVLGKMGLKNVPGLRSK; the protein is encoded by the exons ATGAAAACGACGTCGCTTTCGTCCACTATTATGCCCGTTAAGCTCCTCCTCAACAACCCTTCTCTCCCAGTAACCCGCTTCCTCTCCATGAAATTCGGACCCTCCATTTCCGCCCCTCGACCCGTACCCGCTTTCTCCCGGGTCTTCCCGCTCCGCCTCAGGTACCTCGCCCTCGGCTCCCAGCGCACATTCTCCACCCGCCGAACCGGGTCGGGCTCCCAATTCTTGCGCGGCTACGAGCGAAAGGCGGCGGTCGGGggatccaagagcctggtcgaCCACGAGGCGGAGCTGAGTGACTGGGTCAGCGAGTTGAGGACCGACACGACCCGCGGTGGCGGTGGCCGGGGAGAGGAATCGGACGGTGGTGGTCGGAGAGGTAGTCGGGTTAGAGATAGGGGCGGCGATAGAGAGCCTTATCCGGCGAAGCGGAGCAGGAGAGATAGCGGCGCCGACGAGTTTGGTGAGTCGAGAACTCGGGGAGGGTTTCGGTCTTTTCCGGGAAGTTCACGGATGAGTAAAAGGGATGATCATGATGATAAAGAAGGTAGGTCATTTCCGCCGAGAAGCAATCGGGGGAGTTCGAGCTCGAATGACCGGTTTGGTGAGTCGAATCGGAGACGATTTCCGAGCTCGAATCCGTCGGCATTTACTAGAAATCCACGGATGGATAGAAGGTTTGATAACAAATTTGGGGACAATGCTGTGAAGGAAGATGGGTTTCCGGGGAGGAGAGGTCCGAATTTCAGAGGGAATTCGAATGCGAGTTCAAGTTCTTTGAGTAagagaggagggagagaggTGGATTCGGGTTTCAGACGAGGCGGCGAGGGGTTGAGGAAGGGTGGGAGAGATTCGAGGAAGGAAAAGGAAATGCTTGTGGTGGATGATagtgatgaggatgaggaggTGAATGAGCTTGGTGTTGGCATTGCGGATTTGCTTACCGAGGAAGATAGTGATAGTGCTGCTTCGGATGAGGATGATGAGTACGAAGGATTGAAAGATAAGAGTTCAGCTGCATTGTTTGGTTCGGATAAGGAAGTGGTGAGTCAGAAGGCTGTGCCGAAAAGTTCAGCGGGAGACTCTGACTCTTATTTGAGCGAGTCAAG GTTTGATCAGTGTTCGGTCTCGCCACTGTCCTTGAAGGGAATCAAGGATGCGGGATATGAGAACATGACTGTGGTACAAGAGGCTACTCTTCCCATCATACTCAAAG GCAAGGATGTTCTAGCCAAGGCTAAAACCGGAACTGGAAAAACTGTTGCATTCTTG CTTCCATCAATTGAAGTTGTTGTAAAATCACCTCCTATTGGACGCGATCATAAGAGACCCCCAATTTCTGTACTTGTAATATGCCCAACCCGAGAGCTGGCGAGTCAAGCTGCAGCAGAAGCCAATAAATTGTTGAAGTATCATCCTTCTATTGGTGTTCAAGTTGTGATAGGAGGTACAAGACTTGCTCTAGAACAGAAACGCATGCAAGCAAACCCTTGCCAG ATTCTTGTCGCTACACCGGGAAGGCTCAAAGATCACATTGAGAATACCGCAGGTTTCGCAACTAGGCTGATGGGTGTCAAAGTCCTCATTCTTGATGAAGCTGATCATCTACTGGATATGGGGTTCCGTAAAGACATTGAAAGGATTATAGCAGCTGTTCCAAAACAGCGACAGACACTACTGTTCTCTGCCACCGTTCCAGAAGAG GTCCGTCAAATCTGTCATATCGCTTTGAAAAGAGATCATGAATTTATTAACACGGTTCAGGAAGGCAGTGAAGAGACACATGCACAG GTCAGACAAACCCATTTGGTTGCTCCTTTGGACAAACACTTTTCCTTTGTATATAGTCTTCTTAAAGAGCACATTGCTGACGATCCTGACTATAAG GTTCTCGTATTCTGCACTACTGCAATGGTCACACGACTGGTTGCTGACCTTCTTGGTGAGCTGAACTTGAATGTTAGAGAAATCCACTCCAGAAAGCCACAGAGTTATAGAACTAGGGTTTCCGATGAATTTCGGAAATCAAAGGGTCTTATCCTTGTGACTTCTGATGTATCTGCACGAGGGGTTGATTATCCAGACGTTACTCTAGTCATACAG GTGGGCATTCCAGCTGATAGACAACAGTATATTCACCGACTTGGTAGAACCGGCCGTAAAGGCAAAGAAGGGCAAGGAATATTGCTACTGGCTCCTTGGGAGGAATTTTTCTTATCCACTATTAAAGATTTGCCAATGACCAAGGCTCCTGTACCTTTAGTTGATCCAGATACGACCAAGAAG GTAGCACGAGCTCTATCCCAAGTggacatgaagaacaaagaagcaGCATACCAAGCGTGGCTGGGTTATTACAATTCAAATAAGAAAATAGGGCGTGATAAGCATAGGCTTGTGGAGCTTGCTAATGAGTTTAGCCGAAGCATGGGATTGGACAACCCTCCAGCCATTGCCAAGCTTGTTCTTGGTAAAATGGGTCTTAAGAATGTCCCTGGACTGCGTTCCAAATAA